The Linepithema humile isolate Giens D197 chromosome 2, Lhum_UNIL_v1.0, whole genome shotgun sequence genome has a segment encoding these proteins:
- the Eip75B gene encoding ecdysone-inducible protein E75 isoform X4: protein MGDELPILKGILNGQLVNYHNAPVRFGRVPKREKARILAAMQQSSHSRSQEKAVAAELEDEQRLLATVVRAHLDTCDFTRDKVAPVLARARETPNYTACPPTLACPLNPNPQPLTGQQELLQDFSKRFSPAIRGVVEFAKRIPGFSLLAQDDQVTLLKAGVFEVLLVRLACMFDAQTNSMICLNGQVLKRESIHNSSNARFLMDSMFDFAERVNSLRLSDAELGLFCSVVVIAADRPGLRNTELVERMHNKLRNALQTVLAQNHPQHPDILRELLKKIPDLRTLNTLHSEKLLAFKMTEQQQQLQAQQQHQQQQQQQQQQQQQQQTQHVITAQQQPHWPMEEEPPASWGSASDVTLDEAVKSPLGSVSSTESTCSGEVASLTEYHHVTPPSGHHASSAPLLAATLAGGLCPHRRRANSGSTSSGDDELHRTTMSKTPQPPQCPRFRKLDSPSDSGIESGTEKTDKPASSSASSAPTSVCSSPRSEDKEVEDMPVLKRVLQAPPLYDTNSLMDEAYKPHKKFRALRQKDSAEAEPAVVVQHTQSQLHLHLTSPPARSPPTQTAQAQCPQTASLLSSTHSTLARSLMEGPRMTAEQLKRTDIIHNYIMRGEANGRSPTASPSPAEQCASTTTVTVRSTQGSQGLLQCATTSYSSRWPATSVITTTTGARQQQQQQQQQQQQQQQQSSSDYLAVGNSPASSPRYLSAAASSSTSTSPRPTSSTAATLVLSGCPSNMMELQVDIADSQQPLNLSKKSPSPSPSPRPLVGPCKALSLEA from the exons ATGGGAGACGAGTTACCGATTCTGAAGGGAATCCTCAATGGACAACTAGTCAACTATCACAATGCAC CGGTGCGATTCGGCCGCGTGCCCAAGCGTGAGAAGGCCAGGATTCTGGCTGCCATGCAGCAGAGCTCGCACAGCCGTTCCCAAGAGAAGGCGGTAGCAGCGGAGCTGGAGGACGAGCAGCGCCTGCTCGCGACTGTGGTGCGAGCCCATCTCGACACATGCGACTTCACCAGGGACAAGGTGGCGCCGGTCCTCGCCAGAGCTCGCGAGACCCCCAATTACACCGCGTGTCCACCGACCTTG GCATGTCCGTTGAATCCTAATCCGCAACCGTTGACCGGGCAGCAGGAGCTGCTGCAGGATTTCTCCAAGAGATTCTCGCCGGCCATACGCGGCGTCGTGGAATTCGCGAAGCGCATACCTGGATTTAGCCTGCTGGCTCAGGACGACCAGGTCACATTGTTGAAGGCGGGCGTTTTCGAGGTGCTGCTCGTGCGATTGGCCTGCATGTTCGACGCTCAAACGAACAGCATGATTTGCTTAAACGGCCAGGTGCTCAAGCGCGAGTCCATCCACAACAGCAGTAATGCGCGATTCCTAATGGACTCGATGTTCGACTTTGCGGAGAGGGTCAACTCCTTGCGACTCTCCGACGCCGAGCTCGGTCTCTTCTGCTCCGTCGTGGTGATCGCCGCCGACAGGCCAGGACTTCGCAATACCGAGCTGGTCGAACGTATGCACAATAAGCTGCGAAACGCCCTGCAAACGGTTCTGGCGCAGAATCATCCGCAGCATCCCGACATTCTCCGCGAACTGCTGAAGAAGATACCCGACCTAAGAACCCTGAATACTCTGCACTCGGAAAAACTTCTGGCTTTCAAGATGACtgagcagcaacaacaactgCAGGCTCAACAGCAacatcagcagcagcagcaacagcagcagcagcagcaacaacagcaacaaACACAGCACGTTATCACCGCTCAGCAGCAGCCGCATTGGCCGATGGAGGAGGAGCCTCCGGCTTCCTGGGGCTCCGCCTCGGACGTGACTCTGGACGAAGCGGTCAAGAGCCCGCTCGGCAGCGTATCGAGCACCGAAAGCACGTGCAGCGGCGAGGTCGCGTCTTTAACGGAATATCATCACGTCACGCCGCCCAGTGGTCATCACGCATCGAGCGCACCGCTTCTGGCCGCCACTTTGGCCGGTGGATTGTGCCCGCACAGACGACGAGCGAACTCCGGCAGCACCAGCTCCGGCGACGACGAGCTCCATCGCACCACCATGTCGAAGACGCCGCAGCCGCCGCAGTGCCCGCGGTTCCGCAAGTTGGATTCGCCGAGCGACAGCGGAATCGAGTCCGGCACCGAGAAGACCGACAAACCGGCCAGCAGCAGCGCCAGCAGCGCTCCTACGTCCGTGTGCTCGAGTCCGCGTTCCGAAGACAAGGAGGTGGAGGATATGCCGGTGCTGAAGCGTGTGCTCCAGGCGCCGCCGTTGTACGACACCAACTCTCTGATGGACGAGGCTTACAAGCCGCACAAGAAGTTCCGCGCTCTGCGCCAGAAGGACAGCGCTGAGGCTGAACCAGCTGTCGTGGTGCAGCATACGCAATCTCAGCTGCATCTGCATTTAACTTCGCCACCAGCGCGCAGTCCGCCTACTCAGACGGCGCAAGCTCAATGCCCGCAGACTGCGAGTCTCCTCAGCAGCACGCATTCCACCTTGGCGAGAAGCCTGATGGAGGGCCCGCGAATGACTGCGGAACAGCTGAAGCGCACGGACATCATACACAATTACATAATGCGCGGCGAGGCCAACGGCAGGTCGCCCACGGCTTCGCCGTCGCCCGCGGAGCAGTGCGCATCGACCACCACCGTGACGGTGCGCTCGACGCAAGGATCTCAGGGCCTCCTGCAGTGCGCCACCACGAGCTACTCGAGCAGATGGCCGGCCACCTCGGTGATTACGACGACAACAGGTGCGCgacagcaacaacagcaacagcagcagcaacagcagcagcagcagcagcagtctTCCTCAGACTATCTCGCTGTTGGCAATTCGCCGGCTTCGTCGCCGAGATATCTGTCCGCCGCGGCGAGCAGCAGTACGAGCACGAGTCCGAGGCCGACCTCGAGTACGGCCGCCACGCTGGTGTTGTCCGGCTGTCCGAGCAACATGATGGAACTGCAAGTCGACATCGCGGACAGCCAGCAGCCGCTGAACCTCTCGAAGAAGTCGCCATCTCCATCGCCATCACCCAGACCACTCGTCGGACCTTGCAAGGCCCTCTCCCTCGAGGCGTAG
- the Eip75B gene encoding ecdysone-inducible protein E75 isoform X5 yields MSRDAVRFGRVPKREKARILAAMQQSSHSRSQEKAVAAELEDEQRLLATVVRAHLDTCDFTRDKVAPVLARARETPNYTACPPTLACPLNPNPQPLTGQQELLQDFSKRFSPAIRGVVEFAKRIPGFSLLAQDDQVTLLKAGVFEVLLVRLACMFDAQTNSMICLNGQVLKRESIHNSSNARFLMDSMFDFAERVNSLRLSDAELGLFCSVVVIAADRPGLRNTELVERMHNKLRNALQTVLAQNHPQHPDILRELLKKIPDLRTLNTLHSEKLLAFKMTEQQQQLQAQQQHQQQQQQQQQQQQQQQTQHVITAQQQPHWPMEEEPPASWGSASDVTLDEAVKSPLGSVSSTESTCSGEVASLTEYHHVTPPSGHHASSAPLLAATLAGGLCPHRRRANSGSTSSGDDELHRTTMSKTPQPPQCPRFRKLDSPSDSGIESGTEKTDKPASSSASSAPTSVCSSPRSEDKEVEDMPVLKRVLQAPPLYDTNSLMDEAYKPHKKFRALRQKDSAEAEPAVVVQHTQSQLHLHLTSPPARSPPTQTAQAQCPQTASLLSSTHSTLARSLMEGPRMTAEQLKRTDIIHNYIMRGEANGRSPTASPSPAEQCASTTTVTVRSTQGSQGLLQCATTSYSSRWPATSVITTTTGARQQQQQQQQQQQQQQQQSSSDYLAVGNSPASSPRYLSAAASSSTSTSPRPTSSTAATLVLSGCPSNMMELQVDIADSQQPLNLSKKSPSPSPSPRPLVGPCKALSLEA; encoded by the exons CGGTGCGATTCGGCCGCGTGCCCAAGCGTGAGAAGGCCAGGATTCTGGCTGCCATGCAGCAGAGCTCGCACAGCCGTTCCCAAGAGAAGGCGGTAGCAGCGGAGCTGGAGGACGAGCAGCGCCTGCTCGCGACTGTGGTGCGAGCCCATCTCGACACATGCGACTTCACCAGGGACAAGGTGGCGCCGGTCCTCGCCAGAGCTCGCGAGACCCCCAATTACACCGCGTGTCCACCGACCTTG GCATGTCCGTTGAATCCTAATCCGCAACCGTTGACCGGGCAGCAGGAGCTGCTGCAGGATTTCTCCAAGAGATTCTCGCCGGCCATACGCGGCGTCGTGGAATTCGCGAAGCGCATACCTGGATTTAGCCTGCTGGCTCAGGACGACCAGGTCACATTGTTGAAGGCGGGCGTTTTCGAGGTGCTGCTCGTGCGATTGGCCTGCATGTTCGACGCTCAAACGAACAGCATGATTTGCTTAAACGGCCAGGTGCTCAAGCGCGAGTCCATCCACAACAGCAGTAATGCGCGATTCCTAATGGACTCGATGTTCGACTTTGCGGAGAGGGTCAACTCCTTGCGACTCTCCGACGCCGAGCTCGGTCTCTTCTGCTCCGTCGTGGTGATCGCCGCCGACAGGCCAGGACTTCGCAATACCGAGCTGGTCGAACGTATGCACAATAAGCTGCGAAACGCCCTGCAAACGGTTCTGGCGCAGAATCATCCGCAGCATCCCGACATTCTCCGCGAACTGCTGAAGAAGATACCCGACCTAAGAACCCTGAATACTCTGCACTCGGAAAAACTTCTGGCTTTCAAGATGACtgagcagcaacaacaactgCAGGCTCAACAGCAacatcagcagcagcagcaacagcagcagcagcagcaacaacagcaacaaACACAGCACGTTATCACCGCTCAGCAGCAGCCGCATTGGCCGATGGAGGAGGAGCCTCCGGCTTCCTGGGGCTCCGCCTCGGACGTGACTCTGGACGAAGCGGTCAAGAGCCCGCTCGGCAGCGTATCGAGCACCGAAAGCACGTGCAGCGGCGAGGTCGCGTCTTTAACGGAATATCATCACGTCACGCCGCCCAGTGGTCATCACGCATCGAGCGCACCGCTTCTGGCCGCCACTTTGGCCGGTGGATTGTGCCCGCACAGACGACGAGCGAACTCCGGCAGCACCAGCTCCGGCGACGACGAGCTCCATCGCACCACCATGTCGAAGACGCCGCAGCCGCCGCAGTGCCCGCGGTTCCGCAAGTTGGATTCGCCGAGCGACAGCGGAATCGAGTCCGGCACCGAGAAGACCGACAAACCGGCCAGCAGCAGCGCCAGCAGCGCTCCTACGTCCGTGTGCTCGAGTCCGCGTTCCGAAGACAAGGAGGTGGAGGATATGCCGGTGCTGAAGCGTGTGCTCCAGGCGCCGCCGTTGTACGACACCAACTCTCTGATGGACGAGGCTTACAAGCCGCACAAGAAGTTCCGCGCTCTGCGCCAGAAGGACAGCGCTGAGGCTGAACCAGCTGTCGTGGTGCAGCATACGCAATCTCAGCTGCATCTGCATTTAACTTCGCCACCAGCGCGCAGTCCGCCTACTCAGACGGCGCAAGCTCAATGCCCGCAGACTGCGAGTCTCCTCAGCAGCACGCATTCCACCTTGGCGAGAAGCCTGATGGAGGGCCCGCGAATGACTGCGGAACAGCTGAAGCGCACGGACATCATACACAATTACATAATGCGCGGCGAGGCCAACGGCAGGTCGCCCACGGCTTCGCCGTCGCCCGCGGAGCAGTGCGCATCGACCACCACCGTGACGGTGCGCTCGACGCAAGGATCTCAGGGCCTCCTGCAGTGCGCCACCACGAGCTACTCGAGCAGATGGCCGGCCACCTCGGTGATTACGACGACAACAGGTGCGCgacagcaacaacagcaacagcagcagcaacagcagcagcagcagcagcagtctTCCTCAGACTATCTCGCTGTTGGCAATTCGCCGGCTTCGTCGCCGAGATATCTGTCCGCCGCGGCGAGCAGCAGTACGAGCACGAGTCCGAGGCCGACCTCGAGTACGGCCGCCACGCTGGTGTTGTCCGGCTGTCCGAGCAACATGATGGAACTGCAAGTCGACATCGCGGACAGCCAGCAGCCGCTGAACCTCTCGAAGAAGTCGCCATCTCCATCGCCATCACCCAGACCACTCGTCGGACCTTGCAAGGCCCTCTCCCTCGAGGCGTAG